In Streptomyces sp. NBC_00704, a genomic segment contains:
- a CDS encoding Gfo/Idh/MocA family protein gives MADLLGVAVLGAGHMGADHVRRLDRVVSGARVAAVADPDVARAKEAVAGIDAVTVHADASAALDAPGVDAVLIASPGPAHEEALLAAFARDLPVLCEKPMVPEPAGALRVMEAELRRGRRLAQIGFMRRYDAGYRRLKALLDDGGLGRPLMLHCVHRNVSSPPGFTSAMLIDSSVSHEIDAARWLLGQELTAVTVMRPRASAGAPEGLLDPQFVLFETEGGALVDVEVFVNCGFGYQVRCEAVCEAGAARVGDDHGMLVTARGSAGSDVPVDYLVRFADAYDREVQAWVDATRRGEVTGASVWDGYAASVVAEAGVRALESGARTAVELPPRPGLYAGTGR, from the coding sequence GTGGCCGACCTGCTGGGCGTCGCCGTGCTGGGCGCCGGACACATGGGCGCCGACCACGTTCGCCGGCTCGACCGCGTGGTGAGCGGCGCCAGGGTCGCCGCCGTGGCGGATCCGGACGTCGCGCGCGCGAAGGAGGCCGTCGCCGGGATCGACGCGGTGACGGTCCACGCGGACGCGTCGGCCGCGCTCGACGCGCCGGGCGTCGACGCCGTGCTGATCGCCTCTCCCGGTCCCGCGCACGAGGAGGCCCTGCTCGCGGCGTTCGCCCGGGATCTGCCGGTGCTGTGCGAGAAGCCCATGGTCCCGGAGCCGGCCGGGGCGCTGCGGGTGATGGAGGCGGAACTGCGGCGCGGGCGGCGGCTGGCGCAGATCGGGTTCATGCGGCGCTACGACGCCGGGTACCGGCGGCTCAAGGCGCTGCTGGACGACGGCGGGCTCGGGCGGCCGCTGATGCTGCACTGCGTGCACCGCAACGTGTCCTCGCCGCCGGGCTTCACCAGCGCGATGCTGATCGACAGTTCGGTGTCGCACGAGATCGACGCGGCCCGCTGGCTGCTCGGCCAGGAGCTGACCGCGGTTACCGTGATGCGGCCCCGCGCCTCCGCGGGCGCCCCCGAGGGGCTGCTGGACCCGCAGTTCGTGCTGTTCGAGACCGAAGGCGGCGCCCTGGTGGACGTGGAGGTCTTCGTCAACTGCGGCTTCGGGTACCAGGTGCGCTGCGAGGCCGTGTGCGAGGCGGGCGCGGCGCGCGTCGGCGACGACCACGGGATGCTCGTCACGGCGCGCGGTTCCGCGGGGAGCGACGTGCCCGTGGACTATCTGGTGCGGTTCGCGGACGCCTACGACCGCGAGGTGCAGGCCTGGGTCGACGCGACCCGGCGGGGCGAGGTCACCGGCGCGAGCGTCTGGGACGGTTACGCGGCCTCCGTCGTCGCCGAGGCGGGGGTCAGGGCGCTGGAGAGCGGCGCGCGCACCGCCGTCGAACTCCCCCCGCGCCCGGGCCTGTACGCGGGGACCGGCCGCTGA